A stretch of DNA from Ricinus communis isolate WT05 ecotype wild-type chromosome 4, ASM1957865v1, whole genome shotgun sequence:
CACTGTcttgatatttaaaaagaagaaaaaacgtattattgtaaatatttttagccAAAAAAGAGATTTTTGTAAGATTGTTTTTCTTGAGATAAAAATGTTATGAGTgctgtaaaagaaaaaaagtatttttgtaAAGAATCCTTTATTTTTACTCTTTCCTgactctcttctttttttcttttatcggTCTTAATAGATGTAACACGTCAATCAGGTCAGGTTCActgaaaaaattcaaaaaacttattaaaaagtatattttgaaaataattgaaaaaatatgtattattttttttaaatattaaattaattggttaaaattatttaatttctggggacacacaaaaaaataataataatctaaagATAAAGTTCAAAAAACTATTATATGGCTTAATGTTTTTTCACTTGAGGGACATATTTTTTGTATGAAAATAGTACTacgtgttttatttttttaatatttttagatacacaattatgtttctattttttttatataattttacatgtatttaatatgaactattattaaattgtaattatatAAGCAATATGACATTTTAAAATgcattaaagaatttataaatatattaaaattttatttaaaaaaattatttcttaaatttgattaaaatagaaaatatgttttaataattttttatgattacaaaatatctaattggatgctaaattaattaaaaatacttgttttattagatatttatatttctattaatatttacaatctaaaaaatgagaaaaacattgaatttacataaaagaatataaaaaaataaaacacgtGTTACTCATTTGATACGAAAAATACATTTTGTTCCTTAAATGTAAAAACACCAAAACACCAAACAAGATAATTGTATTTTGAAGTTTACCCTAAATCTAATGTTGCAaagtttagaaatttaataatcgggcctttttaaaaaatatatgtaaaaaaataaaatatttttaaatttttttggaaaggttataaaaactatataaattatatatatatataattaaaaaaatttaatagtaagAATATAACCGGTCGGTTAAGATAACCATTGGTCTTTAAACTAAAAAccaaaaataactaaatattttgaaaaagaaaccTAAAACTGAACCAACCGGTGCGATTAACTGATTTTTCtggttttgttttgatttgttttctgGTTGGTTCGGTTTgctcgtttttttttttgttttctcaccACCACCACAAACTGCAGAAGGCTGAGAATCTGTTAGCTAAAACTTATTTCTATTAAGAAAACTGATTAGCTCCTGATATATACCATATCTCAAGAGGCTGTTTATATCCTTCATCCATACAAACAGAATAGAAGGTTGAGCACTCTTAGAATCCTTCTaagccatatatatatatatgcaaggAAAGCTGTTTAGGTTATCATAACATTTAAAACAAACAAGGAAGAGAAAAGcaaaagacaagaaagcacAAAATTTCTCAAATTGGTTTTGACCATACAAAAGCATTTGTATATTGTAAATGAAGCCAGCTTTCAGGATTTACACTGGCAAGAGAACATATAGTCTAATATTTTCCTGACAACTCGTAGCATGATAAAAATTGACATCTAATTACATTCTAAGGCCCTCGTTAAAATAACAGTACATGTAATAAATGTTCTAATGATGGATTTTTCTTGTGGCACTTGACATCAAAGACACTGGAAGATTTTTGAAGCAGATTCCTATGAAGGTGATTTGTCAAACTACAATAAAGTCTGCAAGTTCTCTCTACAATACTTGCAGCTGTACCTCAAACTCTCAGCCATTTCGCAGGagtaagaaatataaaataatattttaagccTTTAGTTAAATGGTTGTATAAAGAACACTTTTGAGGGGTAAAAGCTACCTGTGTAGCTTGCTTATCTTGCAGTGGAAAAGGAGGCAGCAACCGTTCGAAAGCAGCAGATATTTCTCCAGTAACTGTCTTGTTTTTATCCTTTATAATTACAGTTTCACCATGTAGTCTCAATAATCACCATGCTTGAGCATACTAGTCTGCCATGCAAATTAATACATCAGCATATCATCGAACTTATAAGCAGATTCACAATGCTCAATGACATATAATAGCAGGGAGAGATATGCACCTGCTATGGCAGGTATACGGATACAGAAAGAAGTCTCATTCCAGGGTTCTGTTGTCCATGATGAAAATTGCAATTAGTCTCTGTTAATGCTTTGTACTTGGTGGTGGAAGGAGCCAGCAAAGCTCATGTATTCATTGAATTTCTAATCAAAAGAATCATTAGTGTTTTTCATGTTATCCTCCACCACAAAATGATTCCACCCCTCTCTTATATTCAATCCAGCTATAACCTGGATCTTTAGCAACTTGTTTATCCCTCATCTCCTCTCTAATGGTTCTTACATCGTCCCATCTTCCTAAGGAAGTGTAGATATTTGCTAAAAGCACATATGGGGAAGAGTTTAAAGGATCTATGCGGATGAGTTCGTCTGCTGCCTTTTTTGCTAACCTCACATTAGCATGGAGTCTACAAGAACTAAGCAAAACCTCCCACACAATTGGATCATCTTTATATGGCATCTTATCTACCAGCAGCTCTGCTTCATGAAATCGGCCTGCTCGGCCCAAAGCATCAATTATACTAGTATAATGATCCAAAACAGGTTCCACTCCATGGTCTTGTTGCATTGACTCGAATATTTCAACCCCTGTATCAACTAATCCTGAATGGCTACAAGCAGTCAAAACAGCAACAAATGTTATCTTGTCAGGTTTTTCACCTGATTCAATCATGTCTCTATATAGACAAACAGCTTCATGTCCATGGCCATTTTGAGCATACCCATGGATCATCTCATTCCATGTAACAGTATTTTTACTAGacattatatcaaaaaattgcCTGGCCTCACCCACCTCACCACATTTACAATACATGTCAACAAGAGCACTACCGACATAGACATCATTTACAAATCCTTCTTTTGCTATTTGAGCATGAATCTGCTTCCCATGAATCAATGAAGATAATTTTGCACAACAGCTCAAAATAGTAGCATAAGAGAATTGGGTGGGAGACATGCCACTTTGCCGCATCTGCTGAAAGAATGCCAAAGCTTCATTGTCTAGAGAATTAAGGGAGAGACCTGCAATCATAGAATTCCAACAGACAGTATCCTGTTTGGagattttcttaaatatacagtCTGCTATGTCCATCTTCCCACACTTCGAATACATACCAATAAGTCCACTAGCAACATATATGTCTTCATGAAAGGCAGCTTTTTGTGAAATGGCATGGACCTGTTTTCCAGCCTCCAAAAGCTCCATCCCTGCACATGAACTAAGTATAATAGCTAGAGTAGTACGGTCTGGCTTGACATTCTGGAACTGCATTTCTCTGAACAATTTAATTGCTTCATTGTGATTTTCAATCTGAAAATAGCCAGATAGCATGCCATTCCAAGAACTCACACCTGGACATGCCATGCAATCAAATATTTGACGCCCAATCTCAATATCACCAGACCTGACACATGCTGTAAGCATATTAATATAAGTCACCTCATCTGGTTCAAATCCACAAGACTGCATTCTTTGTAGATACTCTATAGCTTTCCCACTTTTGCATTTCTGACCATAACCAGCTATCATTACATTCCAAGACACGACACTCATTTCAGGCAAATTCGCAAAAACCTCCTCAGCACTATCCATGTCACCATCTTTGGCATACATATCGAGTAGTGAATTACAAAGATGAAGATCACTTTCAAAACCAAGTTTAATTGCAAGTCCATGTGCTAGTTTCCCAAGTGCATTACGCAAAGAACCATCACTCTGATCAGATTCTCCACATCCTCCCTTGGTGCAAACTCCCAAAACACTGGACAATGAAACACTATCAATACAGATCCCTTGCCGGCACATCAACCTAAACATTTCTAATGCCTCAACAACTCTATCTGTCTGGGTAAACCCGCTCATCATTGCTGTATAGGTGACTTCATTAGGCTCCTGCGTTTCTTCAAAAAGCCGAACTGCATCTCTAACAAGGCCACACTTACTATATACGCTCAACAAAGCATTACTCACATACACATTATTGTCAAGTCCAATTTTAACAATAAGAGTATGGCATTTCCTTCCAGACTCCATATTTAATAATGTGCCACATGCGCTCAAAATACTAGCCAATGTGAAATGGGTAGGCATTAAACCTTCCCAAATCATTTCATTATAAACATCCAATGCCTGTTGCTCTAACCTACCACGCACTAATGCACTAATCAAATTATTCCATGACACAATATTCCTCTCCGGCATCTCAGAAAACAATCTGTGTGCATTTTGTAGATTTCCTGCTTTGCAATACTCAGTTAAGATTGCATTCcaagaataaatattcttatggGGCATTTGATGGAACAAGTTGTGAGCATAACCCATGTTCTTGCACTTGAAGTAAAACTCAATGAGGCGGTTCAAGAGAAAGGTATCTGTAGAAAGGCCAATGCGGAAAATACGGGCATGGAGGAGCTTCCCAGATAGATGAGCCTTCTTATCTATGCAAGATTGCAATAAATTTGCTAAGTAATGAGTTgcttttctttccattttctttggCAGCAGTACCTGCAAAAAGTAGGAGAGGGCAGCATAATGGTTAAAGTTCcaacaaaatataatgatgATGGAAGTAATCcctcattattataaataaatatataagtaaGGCTTATTTTAACAGTAGCAACATTTTCTAAACTTTATAAACAGTAGTCATGATTTTGataattgaatcaaacttAGAATCTCCAAACTTGATGTTGCTATATCATTTTGTTTTCCACGTCCACAAAAGAGAAAGCGGTAAAATATTCTAAGAAAGAGAAACTGATCAATTGCTGCAACTGCTTCAATCATGCAAGTTCTTGTTCTCGAACAGAAAAAACAGAGAATTGAATAATCTTGAAAGATAAAACATGGAAACTATTGATTCTCAAGGCTCATGAACATGTAGTGTAGAAATTTTCTTATCTCCCattaactttaaatatatgaacaagTTAAGTTTACTTCTAAAAAATTCCATACCTCTTCAAtgatatcttaaaattatcattctttgaGATTATTAAATTCTAGTTCTGCATTCTTTTGAAAAAGTgttcatttcctttttttaaatttgcatgttaatgaatataatatctGATTAGCAAAGAAGAAACTATTAAGGCAATGCTTAAACAAAACCTGAAAAGTGCTTTAGGTGTCAGCTTCCAGTACGAGAATCAGAGGTGCCTTCAGTGAAGCCACCAGTGGATTAAATCTTTGGCTGCATTTTTTAGAGTCTAGGTTTCTGATGGATTGTTAATGGAGGTGTGTGTTAAGAGCGGTTTTCGCTGCATTTATGACCTTATATAGGTGGGCTGGAGACGGTGTCGTTTCAATGAGCTACCAGAGGAACTGGACAagctttccttttttctttttttctattggaCCCTCGATAGAAGAATATGTATCCAAGTCCTGCAGCTGCTCACATCGTACGGCCATTGTTTCCCTCCAAAGTCGGACTCAGTTTCAACAGCAAACAACATAAAGTAAAGGGGTCCCAAATGGAAGTAACCGGCACTGATTCCGATGGGCGTGAATTCAAGAACGCAGAGGAGATGTGGAGAGAACAAACTGGCGATGGCACCAAGAAAACCCAATGGTACCGGGATGGTGTTTCTTACTGGCAAGTAAGTAAAAGTTACCAACTTCCTCACAATTTTTacttattcatttattttatttggccAAATTTAACACTTTTTAATTCGtttatttgttgttttggGGAGAGAAGGGTGTGGAGGCATCGGTGGATGGAGTGTTAGGTGGCTATGGACAAGTGAATGATGCTGATATTAAAGGCAGTGAAGCTTTTCTTCAAACCCTTTTCTCTGAACTCTTTGTTGATGGTGGACTTGGCCGTCATCTTGTTGCTCTTGGTATCTCTCTTTCTATGCACATTATTTCTAACACAACCCAAACATGtgaagtttatattttttggtgCAAGCAGTTCATTTTTAACTGTAATACTGGAAACtaaaagtttctttttttttttttgcttgaaCATTACATGGGGTTTGCTTTGCTCGTTGAAAACTAGAACAAGTTATTATGTTGAAAAACTGTGAAAGTTGGATTTTTCTCTAGAATATATTCTATTTAGAACTTGTTGCCCTTTACATCAACTACCATTTCTACATGCTAATAAATAACTGCATCACTTTGATGTGTTTGCTAGTATAATTAGTATTGCTGGATATGTGTTTTATAAACCATGATGTGACAAAGCCAGACTTGGTTTAGTTTACTGGAGTCGATTCTTTTGGCATGCGAGATCGAGGCTGAGATgtgttttataaattttggaGTACTGACAACCCATGTGCGCAAAAACCTTTAGATTAGGAAAGCCTTAATTCTATTCTGATTTGTTTATCTACTTACTAAGATAAACATTTCACTGCCTTGAAGACTAGAACTGCAAATATGGAGCTTGAACGGATTACAGATTGAACAGTTGCTCTATCCTTTGTTCCAATTATCTAGGTGAATCAACTTAATCTGTATAATAGTTGTTgcctcaaaaagaaaaaaacttgaAAGCTACATCTGACCCTTAAGAGTGCTAATGTGGCCCAGATCTTTccattcttaaaattttgattgtaATTATCGGATACTATAATATCATCTTTTGTGTTGTATATCTGATGATCAGCTCAATAAAAGTTCGTTTACTGAGGCCTAATTTGTAATTAAGCCAAACATGAGGTAGCCATAGTTCAGCCATTTTCTGTGTTAGTTAAATGAACTGAGATGGAGCCTAGTTTTTGGATATGTTTAATACATGAGCAAAGCTTGACATGCTAAACTTTGGCTCAGCTCAACCAATTTGCTGCCCCATGTATTGATGTTTGCATTTCTTGTTACTAACTTAAAGTCAAAACTGATGCAGATTGTGGTTCTGGCATTGGGAGAGTCACCAAGAATCTTCTCATACGATATTTCAATGAGGTAATGCCATGAGTCCGTAATATATTCTTGGATAATgctaaagaaaagtaatttcgtCTTTACGCACTACAGATTTCAGTGATCTATAAGTTCCATTAGAGAGACTCTAAACTTTTGACTATCTGCTTTTGAGCCCTCCTGTGTGCTTCAGTTGACCCCTCAATAATTGAATTTGATGCTATTAAGTTGTAACTTAGTTGTAGCAAATATTCCATatcttttttgcttttaaaTCCTTTATTACCAAAATCATGATGCCTGCATAAATAAACAGATTTTATTATCAGACAGTATGTGAATATCTTATGTTAATGACTTAAATTTACAAATCTTATGTCCTGAGATCAGATACTAATCCTACAAAGAATGAGCTCTATTATTGTGGTTTGCTTCTTGCCGAAACATATGTGATATTACATTTGTTGTTAATTTGTCATCAATTTAGTATAGGTGATATTGATAGCCTAATTGAAAATTTCAGGTGCTTAGTTGAACATAAACTCTTAAAGAGATTAATTGTtccattatatttttagtaatgtTGCAATTAGTCATGTTGCAATTGTGTGCTTTAGTTCatttatcttcttttcttttcctctttctcACTCTTTTCCAGGTTGATCTTCTTGAGCCAGTGTCACATTTCCTAGATGCTGCCCGTGATAGTCTGATTAATGAAAATCATATGGCTTCAGATACACACAAGGCCACTAATTTCTTTTGCACCCCACTTCAGGTAATGTACTTTGACAGtcatgtatatgtataaaacaaACTTCTGCAAtgcatttatgaatttgagaatcTATAGTTATTAACTCAATCATTAATTTGGCAAAATACAGTTCATCTTAATAATGCAAATTTTTTGTCATTGTTAGATAATGTATTTGTCCCACATAGCTAAGTTACCGAGTTGTTAGGTGTATATATGTGGATTGAACACCCTCTTCCTTTGAACTAGCTTTTGGGAATGAGTTCTGGCTAAGCCCATTTATCCGTCATCCTTTGGGATATTAGGACAATAGGTTTCTAGAGAACATTGAGGATAACTGGAATCGAAATAAAGTCAAAAATCTATATTTTGGTGATTTAGAGTTCTATATCTTCTTGTTTCATATGTGAAATCACCCATCAGAAGTAAACGGCTTGATTATCGGAAGCAAAAATAGAACAAGCATGAAACCAGAAAAGGGGAAAGAGGAGACTAAGAATAGAGTCCATGATTGCAAGTTCAATCAGCTGCTTTGTGCTAAGAGTTTGTCCTTGTTTTAAAGTAATAACGTGATCAAGTAGTAACTGAAATAGAGCAAAACCCtgatttttgtaattattttttggtaAATCTTGCACagattttgtttgttttaatctatttattaaattcgTGCACAAGTGGTCTACTTTTTTGACTTTGAGAGAGCATTCttttgtgtttaattttttaaggtGATTGAAATACAACAAATTATTGTTTACCAAAATAGTGCACTTCTAGCTCTACTACTATACTTTTtgtgtgagagagagagtagAATTAGAAATGAGGGTCTAAATTCCAGTTTCATCGACCAACTTGGACTCTAATTTTGTAAACGCACTTGTGGTAAGGAATGACCTTCATGCGTGATCATTTCTTTATGTGTGTGTTCGTATTTGTGCCTGTGCTTGTGTGCGCccatgtttctttttttctttttttgcataTTGTTAGCTTTTGAATGCAAGTGGAATCAATTTGATCGAGTTTTGGGGGCATTGACCCAATTGTTTAAACTCTAATATCTGATCTTAGCTCTAGGGCTTCTGCCTGTTAAATTTGGCTTTTTTGGCCAACTAAAGAGATTATGTGGCTCAGATTTCTTCATTTTGTATTCATGTTGCTATTCTTTAGGCGTGTTTGGCCATAAAATGAAGTTTCCTTGCCTTTTCCTTCAGGAATTCACGCCAGATGCAGGACATTATGATGTTATCTGGGTTCAGTGGTGTATTGGGCATCTCACTGATGATGATTTCGTGTCGTTTTTTATGAGAGCAAAGGTAGATCAACGTTCCCCTGTAGgttaaacataaatatattttggtaGTAGAAGGTATTCTATGTGAATCGGTTCCTAAAACTTCCAAAAACTTTTAAATGTTCATGCTTACCGGTTTGCattgagagaaaaaaagaaaataggtgAATCTGCTTGTTATTCTTGCATTCTTAGATTCTAGAAAGTTCCTCCTGGTTGTTTCCTGAAAATTCCCAAAAACTTTTAAACGTTCATGCTTACCGGTTTACAttgagaggaaaaaagaaaataggtgAATGTGCTCGTTGTTCTTGCATTCTTAGATTCTATAAAGTTCCTCCTAGTTGTTTCCATAACATGTTTTCAATGACAATTGCAGATTGGCCTCAAACCTGGTGGATTTTTTGTCCTGAAGGAGAATGTTGCACGTAATGGTACTATGCTTTTCTCACAACCATATGTTTGCTTAAGTTTTTATTCATGAACTGTAtaatttgctatttttatGTCAAGCCTGAATCTTTCTCAGTATAGAAACTTTTGCCTGCCAAACTCAAAGTAAATCTCTCTGTGAGGcaaacaaatagaaaaaactatCCATATGAAGACCATCAAGCATATTGGTTGACAAGATAgtattcatatatttcaaatGGTGATGatgttttgttttctcataattgtTAATAGATGGTTAATagggaaaagaaataatagaatgAGAATTTGCTTATGTAGGACATGGCAAGgcaagaaaaatttaatttcatcacAAATACTTATCATTTAATCGCAGCATggctaataaatttaaatgtgTATCAacataagcatttaattttgAGTGTGTCACAATACAGGACTACTGCTAAAATTTTGTCTAGATTTTAGTCAAACTTATGGTTGTCCACTAAGTAAGAAGTTTTACAGCTTAGTTCAGTTAAACTATATTAGAGAAATTTACTTTGTCAACATTTAGAGAtccatttaaaattctatcaaAATCTAGTAATCGTGCGCTtattgaaacaaaattaaagctgagtgattttaattgatattggtttacattttaaatttattccCATGCTAAATCAATAGTCCAATGATTATGAGTTGATTAAGGTATAGGAAGAAAAGGGAAGTAGATTGTTTAAGGTTTACCATAGGTAAATGTAGGGTTGGCAAGAAAATCTAGAATAACACGTAATACTTGGTAAGAGAGATTAGAAAAATTGTAGAGAGAGATTACAAACATATAGAAACTGAGGGAAAAAATCTAACTAGAAATTTGTCTGGTCTTCTTTCGgaattattttacattattCCTGGGAAAGGGGTTATGGAAGCCAACAGAGATTTTTTAAGGTCTGGCATCCTTCTTTCCTTCCCCGAATTATTTGAAGAAGCATGATAATTAGTGGTTATGGAATTAGAGGCTTTGTCGTAATCTTATAAATTCCTTCAGAAGCTCCAGTGCTCCATCACCCCACGCCAATTTCTTGGAATAGTAGCCTATAATTTACTATACCTCTCTTCTGGAAAAGAGAAGGCTACGTACTTTATTTTACCTTCCTTTTCCATTTCCTTCCCATTCTTCAGACAAACCTAGCTTACCTTACCTTAACTCCTCCCAGATGCAGTGTGAAAATGATGAACCTGGGATTATTGAAGAAATCTATATTCAAGCCACAGGacaaataagaatataaagtTTAGTTCACTCATGCTATGCCTCGTAGCGAAGAAGTAAGCACAATTTATATAGTGGACAATAGCAAATGACCAGGAATGGAAAGAAACCGaatcaaactaattttaaGTCTGTCATACCTCAGACTAGTAAAAACTAGTATTATTTGCCAATTTAGGCAAGGAATTCAAAATTACTCAAGAAACAGCCTTCTAAGCTTAATCAGTAACAAAGTTGTTGAACTTCACTTGCCCTGGCTTTTTTAATTGGCCAAAGTCCAGATAGATTCAACCTGGAATTTAaggcttttattttttcttaagcATTAAATAGATCAATAACTGAAAAGTCATATGTTGTTCTCAGTATCCTTGATAATGTGGGAAATTTCTGAATCATTCATATTGAGCCTAGTTAATTAAAACACAGAACTTTTGCCATCATTATCAGATAAGACTCAAAATTTAGCATTTCAGTTACTTAAACTAGAATTTATATTGGGtctattttagtttaaatggATTGGAGTCCTCAAACCATCCAGATTCTTGAATAGGCAACTTGAATGAAATCTTTGTTAGTCGTAAAGTAATAAGCTAGGTCACTTGCAATGCAACACTACATGAGTAGTTCCCATCAATATGTAATTACTATGCACATAATGTACTAGGTGGTTTCAATTGTAGATAATAACTACCAGCAACTTCTGTTCACATATATTTTTAGgacaagaaaatgaattagTAATTAGTCTATAAGAAAAAGGACTTGTCATGACATGGTTCATATTGCTTAGGGTCCGCATGAGAAATTGACCATGGTTTTCATTGCTTTGGAAGATGATTGAATATTGAAAAACTTTTCCTTTGAGATGGGCCAACTTTGGGCTACAGCTATATGTCCTATAGTTAATTCTAACACTTCCCAAGTGTGGGAAACAAGTGATTCGTTGGTACTTTTGTCATTCACTGAGATCGGTCTGCAATCTGCCATGTAGGAACTTGATGTTGGCTGAACAAATGCACATGTGATTGTTGCAGGGTGAAACAATTAATCCTGAACTAAAAGATTAAAACTGCATGTTTGCAGGATTTGTGTTGGACAATGAAGATCGAAGCATTACCAGGTCCGATTTGTATTTCAAGGAGCTATTTAGCCGGTGTGGATTGCATCTCTATAAATCAAAGGTAGTTCCTTGCACTCTTTCCTCAAAAATATGACAAAGTGCTTTTGCTCATAAATGATGTGTGTGTTTGTAAATAGATAGATGGATAGATAGATGGACAGATAGATAGATAGACAGACAGATAGACAGATAGACAGACAGATATACAGATAGACAGATAGATAAATaggtagagagagagagagagagattagCAAATGCTCTCTGTAATTGTTAATGAACTAAGGTTTACTTTGAAATTTTATGGTTTGATCTATATGAAATTCTGAATCTTTTAATGGTCAAATCGACAATACATATATCTAATGTCCTCTGAAATAAACAGATGCAATGCTGTTTGGTAAAGTAGTCTTCTAATCCTTGTTTCTAGAATGTTTAacttaagaagaaaaaacaaaggaagaaGTAGTCTGACATGGTTGAACAAAATCTCTATGGTATATTGTCAATGGATTCTATGGAAGCAGAACAGTTTGATGAGTGTGCTGCTAATATGGCACTTGGAAATGTAAGCTTCAGGATATATATTATCTTGCAAAGTGGATTATACATTACGCcccacttttctttttaattttaattttaatttttatggaCATTCGATTATTGAAGAAAATTAATGGGAAGCCTGTGCAAATTTCTTTTACACTTTGCATCATTTAGGGCCTGATTTGAACTGTAGCAACTATTAGATTAGCTTGTTGCCtgaatatatatgtatgtgcATGTATGCGTGTTTATTCCTTCCTACCAGTGTTTTTCCCCCTTAAAAAAGATGATAGTTAAGACAATTATGGGGAAGGTATATTAATAACCGGTGCATCATTGTGATAGTTTGAATTTAGCTACTTTCAGAAAACTCCTTGAATTTATAGTTGGAATTCGATTTGGTGAAAGCACACTCACAG
This window harbors:
- the LOC8287901 gene encoding pentatricopeptide repeat-containing protein At4g20770, with the translated sequence MERKATHYLANLLQSCIDKKAHLSGKLLHARIFRIGLSTDTFLLNRLIEFYFKCKNMGYAHNLFHQMPHKNIYSWNAILTEYCKAGNLQNAHRLFSEMPERNIVSWNNLISALVRGRLEQQALDVYNEMIWEGLMPTHFTLASILSACGTLLNMESGRKCHTLIVKIGLDNNVYVSNALLSVYSKCGLVRDAVRLFEETQEPNEVTYTAMMSGFTQTDRVVEALEMFRLMCRQGICIDSVSLSSVLGVCTKGGCGESDQSDGSLRNALGKLAHGLAIKLGFESDLHLCNSLLDMYAKDGDMDSAEEVFANLPEMSVVSWNVMIAGYGQKCKSGKAIEYLQRMQSCGFEPDEVTYINMLTACVRSGDIEIGRQIFDCMACPGVSSWNGMLSGYFQIENHNEAIKLFREMQFQNVKPDRTTLAIILSSCAGMELLEAGKQVHAISQKAAFHEDIYVASGLIGMYSKCGKMDIADCIFKKISKQDTVCWNSMIAGLSLNSLDNEALAFFQQMRQSGMSPTQFSYATILSCCAKLSSLIHGKQIHAQIAKEGFVNDVYVGSALVDMYCKCGEVGEARQFFDIMSSKNTVTWNEMIHGYAQNGHGHEAVCLYRDMIESGEKPDKITFVAVLTACSHSGLVDTGVEIFESMQQDHGVEPVLDHYTSIIDALGRAGRFHEAELLVDKMPYKDDPIVWEVLLSSCRLHANVRLAKKAADELIRIDPLNSSPYVLLANIYTSLGRWDDVRTIREEMRDKQVAKDPGYSWIEYKRGVESFCGGG
- the LOC8287902 gene encoding alpha N-terminal protein methyltransferase 1; this encodes MYPSPAAAHIVRPLFPSKVGLSFNSKQHKVKGSQMEVTGTDSDGREFKNAEEMWREQTGDGTKKTQWYRDGVSYWQGVEASVDGVLGGYGQVNDADIKGSEAFLQTLFSELFVDGGLGRHLVALDCGSGIGRVTKNLLIRYFNEVDLLEPVSHFLDAARDSLINENHMASDTHKATNFFCTPLQEFTPDAGHYDVIWVQWCIGHLTDDDFVSFFMRAKIGLKPGGFFVLKENVARNGFVLDNEDRSITRSDLYFKELFSRCGLHLYKSKEQRGMPKELFAVKMYALLTDMPRNISKTRSKTQVNRPGIII